One genomic window of Brevundimonas vesicularis includes the following:
- the rpoH gene encoding RNA polymerase sigma factor RpoH, giving the protein MAANSTLAVMSPEQGLSRYLTEIRKFPMLTKDEEFMLAKRWSEHQDPEAAHRLVTSHLRLVAKIAMGYRGYGLPIGEVISEGNVGLMQAVKKFDADKGFRLATYAMWWIRASIQEYILRSWSLVKMGTTAAQKKLFFNLRKAKSQISAFEEGDLHPEHLAAIATKLGVTEEEVTNMNRRLGGDASLNAPLRADGESEWQDWLADDTAVSQETQLADDEEKGIRMSLLQEAMEELTDREKHILTERRLKDDPVTLEELAGQYGVSRERVRQIEVRAFEKLQKAMRAAAEERNLVDA; this is encoded by the coding sequence ATGGCTGCCAATAGTACGCTCGCGGTGATGTCGCCTGAACAAGGCCTGTCGCGTTATCTGACGGAAATCCGCAAATTTCCGATGCTGACCAAGGACGAAGAGTTCATGCTCGCCAAGCGTTGGTCTGAGCACCAGGACCCCGAAGCCGCCCACCGTCTCGTCACCTCGCACCTTCGTCTCGTGGCCAAGATCGCCATGGGGTATCGCGGCTACGGCCTGCCGATCGGCGAAGTGATTTCCGAGGGCAACGTCGGCTTGATGCAGGCCGTCAAGAAGTTCGACGCCGACAAGGGTTTCCGCTTGGCGACCTACGCCATGTGGTGGATTCGCGCCTCGATCCAGGAATACATCCTGCGCAGCTGGTCGCTCGTGAAGATGGGCACCACCGCGGCGCAGAAGAAGCTGTTCTTCAACCTGCGCAAGGCCAAGAGCCAGATCTCGGCCTTTGAGGAAGGCGATCTGCATCCTGAACACCTCGCCGCCATCGCCACTAAACTGGGCGTGACGGAGGAAGAGGTCACCAACATGAACCGCCGTCTCGGCGGCGACGCCTCGCTGAACGCCCCTCTGCGCGCCGACGGCGAAAGCGAATGGCAGGACTGGCTGGCCGACGACACGGCCGTGTCTCAGGAAACCCAGCTCGCCGACGACGAGGAAAAGGGCATCCGCATGAGCCTCCTCCAGGAGGCCATGGAAGAGCTGACCGACCGTGAGAAGCACATCCTGACGGAACGTCGCCTCAAGGATGATCCAGTGACTTTGGAAGAGCTCGCCGGCCAATATGGCGTCTCGCGCGAACGCGTGCGCCAGATCGAGGTCCGCGCCTTCGAGAAGCTGCAAAAGGCCATGCGCGCCGCCGCCGAAGAGCGGAACCTGGTCGACGCTTGA
- a CDS encoding response regulator — translation MFAANARTMSRMEPALRRVVIVDPNPSSARLLSDIMKGMGAREIYSESDEERALELLRDVEPGVIFTERSGDTLNGETLARRIRRSGMSCRMSPIIMVTSEATAAAIKGARDAGIHEFLRKPFTTGDLFKRVENVTLKPRPWIEAVGYVGPDRRRFNSGEYSGARKRRSDGAGGGGPAEIRDQASRILVSALSQFEQDPSQATRAIRQQAETLNGLAIKTADARLAMAVATLQAYVASGQVTKAGLAQPIGTVVAAAKAANDAAPVARAS, via the coding sequence GTGTTCGCCGCAAACGCCAGAACCATGAGCCGCATGGAGCCCGCGCTCCGTCGGGTGGTCATCGTGGACCCCAATCCGTCGTCGGCGCGGCTGCTATCGGACATCATGAAGGGCATGGGCGCGCGCGAAATCTATTCGGAGAGCGACGAGGAACGCGCGCTTGAGCTGCTGCGCGACGTCGAGCCGGGCGTGATCTTCACAGAACGGTCCGGAGACACGCTGAACGGCGAAACCCTTGCGCGGCGTATTCGACGTTCCGGCATGTCGTGCCGCATGTCGCCGATCATCATGGTGACGAGCGAGGCGACCGCCGCCGCCATCAAGGGCGCGCGCGACGCCGGTATCCACGAGTTTCTGAGAAAGCCGTTCACGACCGGCGACCTGTTCAAACGGGTCGAGAACGTGACGCTGAAGCCCCGGCCTTGGATCGAGGCCGTCGGCTATGTTGGGCCGGATCGTCGTCGGTTCAACTCGGGCGAATATTCGGGCGCTCGCAAGCGCCGCAGCGATGGCGCGGGCGGAGGCGGCCCCGCCGAAATCCGCGATCAGGCGTCGCGAATTCTGGTTTCGGCCCTGTCTCAGTTCGAACAGGACCCGTCGCAAGCGACGCGCGCCATTCGCCAACAGGCCGAGACGCTGAACGGTCTGGCCATCAAGACGGCGGACGCGCGACTGGCGATGGCTGTCGCGACCCTGCAGGCCTATGTGGCCAGCGGTCAGGTGACGAAGGCGGGACTGGCCCAGCCCATCGGCACGGTAGTGGCGGCTGCGAAAGCCGCCAACGATGCGGCGCCGGTGGCGCGCGCGTCGTGA